ACCCTCAGGGATGGCGTTGGAGGGGACGATCTGGGTCTTGGCGTCGTTGTTGAAGTCGTCGGCGACCACGGTCTCGGTGGAGAGGTAGATCTTGACGCCCTTCTCCTTGGCCTTGGCCAGGATCTCGAGGGCCTGGGGCATCAGGTCGTCCTCGTGGAGGGAGTTGCCGATCTGGCCGCCCTGGGCCTTGATGAAGGTATAGCCCATGCCGCCGCCGATGATCAGGTTGTCCACCTTCTCGAGCATGTTCTCGAGCACGGCGAGCTTGGAAGAGACCTTGGAACCGCCGATGATCGCGGTGAAGGGGTGCTGGGCGTTCTTGAGGACGTTGTCAATGGCCTTGATCTCACCTTCCATCAGGTAGCCGAACATCTTGTCGTTGGGGAAGTAGTCGGCGATGAGGGCGGTGGAGCCGTGGGCACGGTGGGCCGTACCGAAAGCGTCGTTGATGTAGCAGTCGGCGTAGGAGGCGAGGGTCTTGACGAAGTCCTTCTGGCTGGCCTTGACGGCAGCCTTGGCGGCCTTCTTCTCCTCGTCGGAGGCATCCTCGGCGAGTCCGCGGGGCTTGCCTTCCTCCTCGGCGTAGAAGCGGAGGTTCTCGAGCAGGAGGGCCTCACCCGGCTTGAGGGCGGCGACTTCGGCCTGGGCCTTCTGGCAGTCGGCAGCGAACTTCACCGGAGCGCCGAGACACTCGGACACGTGATCCACGATGTGCTTGAGGGAGAACTTGTCAGTCACGCCCTTCGGACGGCCGAGGTGCGACATGATGATGAGGGAACCACCCCCGGCGAGGACCTTCTTGAGAGTCGGCATCGCCCGGCGGATGCGGGTGTCGTCGGTAATCTCGAAATTCTCATTGAGCGGGACGTTGAAGTCCACGCGCACGATCGCCTTCTTGCCGGCGAAATCGTAGGAATCGATGAATTGCTGCATAAACTATTGTGATGATTAAAAGTTTCGGGACCGCAAATTTAACAAAAATTTTAATATCTCATAACCGGGTCATCCGCACGACGATCGACAGCGGAAGGGCCTTGCCGAAACGGTCGTTGAGGGCGAGTTCGCCGCTCTCGATGGCGCCGACGCTCATCGCCTGGCGCACGACCGTCTCGCCCAGCAGGGCGGAATAGCCGTTGGAGTAGAGGTTGAGCACCATGAAGGAGTCCTTCGGGGCGAGGATCTCGCCCACCGAGCGGAGCATCCCGAACAGGCACTCGTCCAGCTTCCATTTCTCGCCGTCCGGGCCGTGGCCGTAGGCGGGCGGGTCGAGGATGATGCCGTCGTAGCGGTTGCCGCGGCGCGCCTCGCGCTGCGCGAATTTCATCGCGTCCTCGACGATCCAGCGGATGCCGTCCATCCCGCTGTGCTCCATGTTGCCGCGGGCCCAGGTGACCACCTGCCGGACGGAGTCCAGGTGGGTCACGTCGGCCCCGGCAGCCTTGGCGGCCAGCGAGGCGCCGCCCGTGTAGGCGAAGAGGTTGAGCACCCTGGGGGTGCGGCCCTTCGCCGCGAGGGCGCGGGTCTGCCGGTAGATATAATCCCAGTTGGGGGCCTGCTCGGGGAACACGCCCACGTGCTTGAACGAAGTCAGGCCGAGGCGCAGGTCGAGCGCGAGGCCGTCTGCGTTCTTATACTGGATGTACCACTGGTCGTCCATCTTCTTGAGGCGGTTCCAGGTGCCGCTGTCCTCCTTGCCGGCCTTGCCGAAACCGGCGCCGGGCGTGAAGGTCGTGTGCGCGAGCCGGCGCCACTCGGCCTCAGGCAGGGATTTGTCCCACAGGGCCTTGGGCTCCGGGCGTGCGAGCACATAGGCGCCGAAGCGCTCCAGTTTCTCGCCTGCGCCGCTGTCGATCAGCTCGTAGTCTTTCCAGGAAGGAGAGGGAAATTCTGCCATGGTCTGCTTGCTTTAGGATTCTCCCAGCGCTTCGTTCGCCGCGTCGATCAGGGTCGAGAGCTTGTCGACCAGCTGCGTGGACAGCTCTTCGTCGCCGCCGGCCTTCAGGACGTAGGCGAGGTTGTAGATCGTCTTCTGCACCGTCTCGAAATCGCTCTTGGCGAAGCTGAAGAACTCGATGTAGAACCGGGCGGTCTGCAGCAGCTCGGCGCCCAGCCGGGTCGCGATCTGCCGCGCCTTCTCAGGCTGGCCCAGGTTGTAGTAGTGCTCCAGCAGGAAGATGACGTGCATGTCGCTGAACCCGATGGGGATCGTCTCCAGCGGATAGGGCGCCGTGACCTCGAAGCACTTGTCCACCATCTCCAGGGCGCGGTCGTCCTGACCGGCGCGCGCGAAGACGTCCGCGCAGGTGAGGAACAGGCTGCGGACCGACATCACGCCGAGGTTCGTGTAGATGTTCTGGTAGTCGATGAAATAGTCGTCGCGCGCCAGCGCATCCCAGGTGAAGGTCTCCGTCATCAGGCTGTAGAGCCGGTCGGTGTCCACGAAGCCGGCCTCATAGCGCGTGGTGCCGGTCTTGACCGGGACGAGCTTGTAGGAATAACCGTTGTATTCGAGATAGTCCTTGATGCCCACGTTGAGGTCGCCGCCCATGTTGAGGAAATGGAGCGGACGGTCCCACTGGTAGCCGGACAGCAGGTCGAGCAGGAAGAGCTCAGGCTTGGAGATGACCTGCTTGTCCTTGGAGATGGTCAGCACGATGGAATCGGGAATCTGGGCGGCATATTTGGCGTCCAGGATGCCATACTTGACGACGTTCTCCTTGTTGACGGGCACGACGATCCGGCGCGAGGGGATGTAGTCCGCCTTGAGGCCGCTGGTCATCTGCACCTTGAGCTGCGGGTGCTTGAAGATGGCCATCACGTCCGCGATGGACATCTCGCGCTCCTGCGTGTCCACGATGGGGACATATTCGTTGGTGCCGTAGAGATACTGCTCGGGACCGACCGTGAGCGGGAGCGGAGCGGACTCGTTGACGGCCCACTTCATCTGGTCGATGTGCCAGTCGGTGCCCAGCAGCGAGGTGTTGCAGATGCGCACGTCGGTGCGCACGTCCTCCACCTCCTGGGCGTACCAGAGCGGGAAGGTATCGTTGTCGCCGTGGGTCACGAGGATACCGTCCTTTCCCACGGAATTCAGATAGTTGCAGGCCAGTTCCAGCGCCGTGCGGCGGTTGGAGCGGTCATGGTCGTCCCAGTTCTGGCCGGCCATCTGCACCGGCACGAGCAGGCAGAGCGCCGACACCGCGCTGGCGGTCAGCACGCCGCCGCGGCCCTTGCGGGCCTTGTCGATCCAGCTGAAGAGCGCCAGCACGCCCAGTCCGACCCAGGCGCTGAAGAAATAGAAGGAACCCGCATACGCGTAGTCGCGCTCGCGCACCTGGAAAGGCGGCTGGTTAAGGTAGAGCACGATGGCGATGCCGGTCATGAAGAACATCAGGAAAGTCAGCCAGCTGCCGCGCTTGTCGCGGTCGAACTGGAAGAAGAGGCCCAGCAGGCCGAGCAGCAGGGGCAGGAAATAATAGTGGTTCTTGCCCTTGTCCTCCGCCAGCACGGCGGGAGCATCGCTCTGGTCGCCCAGGCGGAAATCGTCGATGAACTTGACGCCGCTCTCCCAGTTGCCGTGGAAGAGGTTGCCCGGCGAGGGCGAATGGACCTGGTTCTGGCGGCCGGCGAAATTCCACATGAAGTAGCGCCAGTACATCCAGTTCAGCTGGTAGTCGAAGAAGTAGTAGAGGTTGTCCCCCATCGTCGGCTTGCGGATCTTCGAGCCGGGCACCAGCTTGCCCCTGCCGTTCGTATAGGTCTCATAGAACGCTTCGTAGCTGCCGTCCGCGCTGTAGCTCCACATGCGCGGGAACAGCATCTTGCCGGCGGCGGAATACTCCGCGTCGAGCGGGCCCGCCGCCTTCTTGTATTTGCCGTCCAGCGGGGCCCAGTAGGTCGAAGTCCGGGACGTCATGGGCGCACCGTAGTACTGGCCGTAGATGAGCGGCGTCCTGCCGTACTGCTCGCGGGACAGGTAGCGCACGAGCGTGAAGGCGTTGTCGGGCTGGTATTCGTTGGTCGGCGTCTTGGCGCACGAACGGATGACGTCGACGCTGTAGACGGAGAAGCCGATCACGATCGTGGTCGTGCAGAGCAGGACCGTATTGAGGAAGACCTTGTCTTTCTTCAGCGTCACGACGAGCCCCCAGAAGAGCAGGCCAAGCAGCGCCAGCAGGAAGAAGGCGGCGCCGGAGTTGTACGGCAGGCCGAGCACGTTGACGAAGAAGAGGTCGAAATACGCCGCCAGCTTGGGCAGGTACGGGATGAACAGGAACACGAGCAGGCCGATGATGACCACGCTCAGGCCCAGGATCTTGAGCAGCTCCCAGAAGGTGAAGCGGCCGTTCTCGCGCTTGCGGTAGTAGAACATGAACACCAGGGCCGGGATGGCCAGCAGGTTGAGCAGGTGCACGCCGATGCTCAGGCCCATCAGGAAGGCGATGAGCACGATCCAGCGCAGGGCGTGCGGCTCATCGGCGCGGTCGTACCAGACCGTCATCAGCCAGAAGACCAGGGCCGTGAACAGCGAGGACATCGCATAGACCTCGGCCTCGACGGCGGAGAACCAGAAGGTGTCGGAGAAAGTATAGACCAGGCCGCCCACGAGGCCGGAGCCGAAGATGGCGATGGCCTGCGCCACGCTATAGCTGCCGTCGGCAGCCGGACGCACCAGGCGCTTCGCCAGCCAGACGACGGTCAGGTACAGGAACAAGATCGTCGCGGCGGAACAGAGCGCGCTCAGCGCGTTGACCAGGATGGCCGCGTGTGCGTTGTCGCCGAACATCGTGACGAGGCGGGCGAAAAGCTGGAAGACGGGGTTTCCCGGCGGGTGGCCCACTTCGAGTTTATATGATGAAGCGATGAACTCGCCGCAATCCCAGAACGAAACGGACGGCTCGATGGTCAGCAGATAGGTAACTGCCGAAACCACAAAGGCGAGCGCCGCGCAGATCCGGTTCCATAATTTAAATTTCTTACTATCCATAACCTGCAAAGGTACAATTAAAAATCCTTATCTTTGCAAAAATTATCCCACATGGCACAACAGGACTGGAAAAGCCGGCTGGGGGTGGTGTATTCCACCAACCCCGATTTTCAATATCAGACGGAGCAGGACGCGCCTGAGGCGGACACGCTGCCGCCTCAGAAGCAGCGGCTCGTGGTCCGCATCGACCGGCGCCGGCGCGCCGGCAAGCAGGTCACGCTCGTGGACGGATTCGTCGGACGCGCCGACGACCTGTCCGCCCTCGCCAAGACGCTCAAGACGCGCTGCGGCGTGGGCGGCACCGTCGAGGAGGGCCAGATCCTCATCCAGGGCGACCTGCGCGACAAGCTCGTCACCCTGCTCACCGGCCTGGGATACAACGTCAAACGGGGCAATTAGCCGATGGCAGGAGAAGAAATATTCCGCAGCGGGACGCTGGAGATGTCCACGCAGCCGTGGGACGAACTGGCGCAGGCTCCCCTCTGGACGGACCTGACCGTCAACCGCGTCCTCTGCCTGGTGGCCATCGTCCTGATGGTCGCCAACCTGCTGGACTATTTCCGGCTCGTGCCCTCCCTCCTGTTCTGCTTCAACCGCTCCCGCGGCGCCGAGGCGCTCGAACACAGCCTCGGCCTGGCCCGCGTCCGCAACCTTTCTGGCATCGTCTACGGCCTCCCCTTCTGCCTGATCCTCGACCGCTTCGGGGTCGTCCGCCCGGAATTCTGGGACCGGATCCCGCCGGCGTGGCAGGCCCCGGCGATGATCGGCCTGATGGCCGCGTTCATGTTCGTCCGCGACCTCTGCTACCTGCTTTTCCGCCCGCGGCGGGTGTACGGAGAGCCCTACGCCACCCTCCGGCACAACGTGTTCAACTACCTCCTGCTGCTTGTCCCGCTCCTGCTCGTGACGGTCGCCGTCATCACGGCTTTCCGCCTCTCCCCGGAGCTGGCGGTCTATATCCTGGCGGGCGAGATCGCGCTCGCCTGGCTCTTCGGACTGACGCGTTCCGCGCAAATTTTGCACAACCGATGTTCGGGATTGTCAACATTTTTGTATCTTTGCGCGCTTGAATTATTGCCGGCTGCCATATTGGTAGCAGTTGTCCTATTATTTTGATCATTTTTGCAGCAAGATGAAGATCCTGATATCACAGCAACTCCCGTCCAACCTTGCACCTTATGAAATCCTGCAGAGCCGATTCGGAGCGGAGCTGGACTTCCAGCCCTTTTTCCTCATCGAACCGCTTTCTGCCAAGGAATTCCGCGCAGAACACATCAATCTCCCCGACTACACCGCCATCGTCTTCTCCTCCCGCCACGCCATCGACGCGTATTTCAAGCTGAGCGAGGAGATGCGCTTCAAGGTCCCCGAGACGATGAAGTATTTCTGCTCCACGGAAGCAGTTGCG
The sequence above is a segment of the Bacteroidales bacterium WCE2004 genome. Coding sequences within it:
- a CDS encoding phosphoglycerate kinase; protein product: MQQFIDSYDFAGKKAIVRVDFNVPLNENFEITDDTRIRRAMPTLKKVLAGGGSLIIMSHLGRPKGVTDKFSLKHIVDHVSECLGAPVKFAADCQKAQAEVAALKPGEALLLENLRFYAEEEGKPRGLAEDASDEEKKAAKAAVKASQKDFVKTLASYADCYINDAFGTAHRAHGSTALIADYFPNDKMFGYLMEGEIKAIDNVLKNAQHPFTAIIGGSKVSSKLAVLENMLEKVDNLIIGGGMGYTFIKAQGGQIGNSLHEDDLMPQALEILAKAKEKGVKIYLSTETVVADDFNNDAKTQIVPSNAIPEGWEGMDAGAASLKTWKEVILNSKTILWNGPVGVFEMPTFAKGTLQIAEDLAEATAKGAYTLVGGGDSVAAVTQMGYADKVSYVSTGGGAMLEALEGKELPGIAAIRG
- a CDS encoding 23S rRNA (cytosine1962-C5)-methyltransferase, with the protein product MAEFPSPSWKDYELIDSGAGEKLERFGAYVLARPEPKALWDKSLPEAEWRRLAHTTFTPGAGFGKAGKEDSGTWNRLKKMDDQWYIQYKNADGLALDLRLGLTSFKHVGVFPEQAPNWDYIYRQTRALAAKGRTPRVLNLFAYTGGASLAAKAAGADVTHLDSVRQVVTWARGNMEHSGMDGIRWIVEDAMKFAQREARRGNRYDGIILDPPAYGHGPDGEKWKLDECLFGMLRSVGEILAPKDSFMVLNLYSNGYSALLGETVVRQAMSVGAIESGELALNDRFGKALPLSIVVRMTRL
- a CDS encoding translation initiation factor 1, giving the protein MAQQDWKSRLGVVYSTNPDFQYQTEQDAPEADTLPPQKQRLVVRIDRRRRAGKQVTLVDGFVGRADDLSALAKTLKTRCGVGGTVEEGQILIQGDLRDKLVTLLTGLGYNVKRGN